From a region of the Campylobacter showae genome:
- a CDS encoding HD domain-containing protein has protein sequence MALKGNLSGVLGGANLASQLKKLQGKGFANFIAKQSDELIKALCARVLDEIFADFNPDIDFIPFCVIATEKYADNLISTSSVLEVLLVFKENAGFNVKFILKKIVAALEGSNLKLNIKICELDEIFESHKNDHKAKAAFSRIRYICGSRTLYKAARSEIYKTREFNAQENLKFYAKNLGAFNEIPNIKQEPDLKNDLGGTNDIYYLNCALNGFENEISMRSQALKFIDEKELSALNLAADFILCVKSAQNLTSDSDVFDPSKLNEITALMQTKSKKTQENSSVISQKLFSCMHSVAVFSRYLVASFYRSKFTSGVKFSQLRAAQLKNGFYRFENTIYVPLHVRPRPLNAVLKQLLALGDAEYKFDVGTIFYLKRAQISKEDAEDSLALFRKILMRNHAHCIIKALLDAEILPVLVKPLEHAVNLAEFDGYHKFSVGEHCVLSVKFAENIKDKFVKSLCDELCIEGRTLLKLALLLHDAGKGLGGDHSVVGSNVFRAYAAKLNLSAKAVNIGVTLVRYHTLMNDVANREDIYDQRTIFSFISKLGDPQTLKLSYIVAYCVISATDEKLYTPYLARLLRELYGICLQSFEDENLLDEASRRVKKELSIRRNAKFAALSENLKEKIFAIRSNLLFAKYQPADIISIAWAAQNADKLSIQVQNHQSLSIEIYAQNYPNLAVLLSSLAHLDLGFMEIFELFDGKFYVKLEFNKNVKSSELETLKNLIEISLKSGASAQINHPTILKGELNFDQGHSQEYAKLGINAKDQRGLMAYVLGVFKEFDVKIANARIQTVKNRTRNLLLIQKREGVDLGEILKLLESE, from the coding sequence GTGGCTTTAAAAGGAAATTTAAGCGGCGTTTTGGGCGGCGCAAATTTGGCCTCGCAGCTAAAAAAGCTTCAGGGCAAGGGCTTTGCAAATTTCATCGCAAAGCAAAGCGACGAGCTAATAAAAGCTCTATGCGCGCGGGTTTTGGACGAGATTTTCGCGGACTTTAACCCAGACATCGATTTTATCCCGTTTTGCGTCATCGCTACCGAAAAGTACGCCGATAATCTCATCTCCACAAGCTCGGTTTTAGAAGTTTTACTCGTCTTTAAAGAAAACGCCGGCTTTAACGTCAAATTTATCCTAAAAAAAATAGTCGCCGCGCTGGAGGGCTCAAATTTAAAGCTAAATATTAAAATTTGCGAGTTGGACGAGATTTTCGAATCTCACAAAAACGACCACAAAGCAAAGGCCGCGTTTAGCCGCATCCGCTATATCTGCGGCTCGCGGACGCTTTATAAGGCCGCCCGGTCGGAGATTTATAAAACTCGCGAGTTTAACGCGCAGGAAAATCTCAAATTTTACGCCAAAAACCTAGGCGCCTTTAACGAGATCCCGAACATAAAGCAAGAACCCGATCTTAAAAACGACCTTGGCGGCACAAACGACATCTACTACCTAAACTGCGCTCTAAACGGCTTTGAAAACGAGATCAGCATGCGCTCGCAGGCTCTAAAATTTATCGACGAAAAGGAACTTAGCGCGCTAAATTTGGCGGCTGATTTTATCCTTTGCGTAAAATCGGCGCAAAATTTAACCTCCGACTCCGACGTTTTCGATCCGTCTAAGCTAAACGAGATCACCGCACTCATGCAAACCAAGTCCAAAAAAACGCAAGAAAACAGCAGCGTCATCTCGCAAAAACTCTTTTCCTGCATGCATTCAGTCGCCGTTTTCTCGCGCTATCTGGTCGCTAGCTTTTACAGGAGCAAATTTACAAGCGGGGTTAAATTTAGCCAGTTGCGAGCCGCGCAGCTAAAAAACGGATTTTATAGGTTTGAAAATACGATTTACGTCCCGCTACACGTCCGCCCTAGGCCTCTAAATGCAGTGCTCAAGCAGCTTTTAGCCCTCGGCGATGCGGAGTATAAATTTGACGTTGGGACGATCTTTTACCTAAAACGCGCGCAAATCAGCAAAGAGGACGCCGAGGATTCGCTCGCGCTTTTTAGAAAAATTTTGATGCGAAACCACGCTCACTGCATTATCAAGGCGCTTTTAGACGCGGAGATTTTACCCGTTTTGGTTAAACCGCTCGAGCACGCCGTAAATTTGGCCGAATTTGACGGCTACCATAAATTTAGCGTCGGCGAGCACTGCGTGCTAAGTGTCAAATTTGCCGAAAATATCAAAGACAAATTCGTAAAATCGCTTTGCGACGAGCTTTGCATCGAGGGGCGCACGCTGCTAAAGCTAGCCTTGCTGCTACATGACGCGGGCAAGGGGCTAGGCGGCGATCACTCGGTCGTTGGCTCAAATGTCTTTCGCGCCTACGCCGCAAAGCTAAATTTGAGCGCAAAGGCCGTAAATATCGGCGTTACGCTCGTGCGCTACCACACGCTGATGAACGACGTGGCAAACCGCGAGGACATCTATGATCAGCGCACGATTTTTAGCTTTATCTCAAAACTAGGCGATCCGCAAACGCTAAAACTCTCCTACATCGTCGCTTATTGCGTGATAAGCGCGACCGACGAAAAGCTCTATACGCCATATCTGGCGCGACTTTTGCGCGAGCTTTACGGCATTTGTTTGCAAAGCTTCGAGGATGAAAATCTGCTAGACGAAGCTTCAAGGCGCGTAAAAAAGGAGCTTAGCATCAGGCGAAACGCTAAATTTGCAGCCTTAAGCGAAAATTTGAAAGAGAAAATTTTCGCCATACGCTCAAATTTACTCTTCGCCAAATACCAGCCAGCAGATATCATCAGCATCGCCTGGGCCGCGCAAAACGCAGATAAACTAAGCATACAGGTACAAAATCACCAAAGCCTAAGCATCGAAATTTACGCGCAAAACTACCCGAATTTAGCGGTTTTGCTCTCGTCTTTGGCGCATCTTGATCTTGGATTTATGGAGATTTTCGAGCTGTTTGACGGTAAATTTTACGTCAAGCTGGAGTTTAACAAAAACGTAAAATCAAGCGAGCTAGAAACCTTAAAAAACCTCATCGAAATCTCGCTAAAAAGCGGAGCCTCGGCGCAGATAAATCATCCGACAATACTAAAAGGCGAGCTAAATTTCGACCAGGGCCACTCGCAAGAGTACGCGAAGCTGGGCATAAACGCAAAAGATCAGCGCGGGCTGATGGCTTACGTATTGGGAGTTTTTAAGGAATTTGATGTAAAAATAGCCAACGCCAGAATCCAAACCGTAAAAAACAGGACGCGAAATTTGCTGCTTATACAAAAGCGCGAGGGCGTGGATTTGGGCGAAATTTTAAAATTATTAGAAAGCGAGTAA